GCGATGCGGGCCTCCTCCGGGGTGGTCACGTCCATGATCACCCCACCCTTCAGCATGGCCGCAAACCCGCGCTTGACGCGCTCCGTCCCCTCTTCCCTCATGCCTTCACCTCCTCCAGGATCTCCAAGGCCCGCCACAGCTCGTCCCGGGCAAACGGCACCAGTTCCTCCCGCTTCCCATCCCGAACCTGCGTGAGGCCAGAGGTCAGGAACCGGCCCACCGCCGCCGCAGGGATCCCGGCCTGTGCCAGCGCCTCCAGGGTCCGGTCCGGATCCCGCGTAGCGATGAGCAGGCTACCGCTGCTGATGAGTCCCAGGGGATCGATCCCCACGAGGTCGCAGATCCTCCGGGTCTCCTCCCGCACGGGGATTCGGTCCACCCACAGCTCCAATCCGACCCCGGAGGCGTGGGCCATCTCCAGGGCCGCGCCCACAATCCCCCCCTCCGTGGCGTCGTGCATGGCCACGGCGCCCGCGTGCACCGCCACCCTCCCCTCCGGGAGCACGCTGATCTCCCCGAGGAAGGCCTGGGCCCGGCGCACGAGTTCCTGCCCCAGGTGCTCAATGAAGTAGGCGGCGAAGTCTGTAGCGAGGATGGCGGTCCCCTCCAGGCCCGCCGCCTTGGTGATCAGCAAGGCGTCTCCGGGGCGGGCTCCGGAGGTGGTCACGTAGCTGTTTCTGGGGGCTTTCCCAATGGCCGTCATGACCACTAGGGTCCGATCGATTCCCGGAGTGACCTCCGTGTGTCCGCCCACGATTTCCACCCCGATCGCCGCCGCGGTCCTGCCCGCCTCCTCCATGAGCCGCCGGAGGTCTTCCTCCGTACTCCCCTCCCGGAGAAGCACGTCTAAGAGCAGGCCCACGGGTTCGGCTCCCGTGGCCGCGAGGTCGTTGCAGGCCACGTGTACCGCGAGCTGCCCCAGGTGCCGGGTGGCTCCCGTAATGGGGTCCGTGGTCACGACGCACACCCACTCCCCGAAATCCAGCACCGCGCAGTCCTGCCCCCATCCGGCGTGCACGAGCACGTCGGGCCGCCGGCCCAGATACGGATAGACTAGGCGTTGCAGGAGCTCCGGTGGCACCTTGCCGGGCCGCATCAGGCGGGACGCAGAACGGACCGCCGCAGCAGGGCCGCGGCCGGTATCCCTACCACGATGCCACTGCCGACCTGAAAGAGGTTTCCGGGCACCTCCGCGGCCGCGGCCCCCGGGCCCAGTCCCATGAGGTATGCCTCGGTCACGTAATAGCCTAGAACCATCCAGACTCCGGCCACCCCGGAGGCCACCACTCCCCCCACCAACCACCTCCCGCCCTTCCCTTCTCCCCACCGGAACACCCGCCAGGCCAGCCACCCGCATAGCCCGCCTTCTATCCCCTTGATCACGAGGGTGAAGGGCGCAAAGGCGGTGTATCCCGCCAGGAGGTCCGCGAGAGCAGAGCCCACCCCTCCGGCCACCGCTCCGGAAACGGGACCGAGGAGCAGCGCGGTGAGATAGACCATGGTCTCCCCGAGGTTGATGTAGCCCTGCGTGGCGGGCACCGGAATACGGATCACCAGGGTCGCCACGGCTACCAGGGCCACGCTCAGACCTCCCAGCGTGAGGTGCCGCGTGCGCATGAGGGCCTCCGTTAACGGGACTCGGTTTGGTTTTTACGCCCCAATTTGGCTTGAGAAAAGAACCAATTTCAAGCAAGATAAATAGAGCCAATCCATGGAACTCGCGCTGCGGCTTGATCCGAGAGCCCGTCTGCCCCTATACCGCCAGCTGGCGGAGGAGGTTCGAGGGGCCATCCTGGAGGGGAGGCTAAGGCCAGGAGAGCGCCTCCCTCCGAGCCGGGTGCTGGCGGCCTCCCTGGGAGTTTCGCGGGTGGTGGTGACCTCCGCATACGAGGAGCTGGTGGCGGAGGGATATCTGGAGGCGCGGAGGGGGTCCGGAACCTATGTGACCCGGACTCTTCCCGGGTTCCCCTGGGTCGCCCGGCGAAAGGAAAGCCCCCAAATCCCACCGCGGAAGGATCCCTTCCCCGGATCCGTGGTGGACTTCGCGCCAGGCAGACCCTCGGTGGAGCGGTTGCACCCGGCCGCCTGGCGTCGGATGTGGCGGGCCGTGGCCCGGGAGCAGCCTCCGGCCGGATATGGGGACCCCGCGGGAGATCCGGAGCTGCGGGAGGCCATCGCCGCCTACCTGGGCCGGGCCCGGGGCGTGGTGTGCACCGCGGAGGACGTTCTCATCACCTCCGGGGCGGTGGAGGCGGTGGATCTCATCGCCCGGGCCTTCCTGCGCCCCGGGGATCGGGTGGCCTACGAGGAGCCTGGATATCCCGCGGCGCGTCGGGTCTTCCTGAGCCGGGGACTTCCGGTAGAACCTGTGCCTGTGGACGAAGATGGGATCCGTGTAGACCTGCTCCCTCCCCGCGCGGCCTTGGTGTACGTCACCCCTTCGCACCAGTTCCCCTTGGGGGGCCGTCTCCCTCTTGCCCGACGGATCGGTCTGCTGGAGTGGGCCCAGAAGACCGGCGCATTCGTGGTGGAGGACGACTACGACAGCGAGCTCCGGTTCCACGGCCCTCCCCTTCCCGCGCTTGCAGGCCTTGACGTCTCGGGGCGCGTCCTGTACATGGGGACCTTCTCCAAGATCCTCCTGCCCGGTCTGCGGGTGGGATACCTGGTGGCGCCCCCGGAACTACGGGATCGCCTGCTGCGCGTGCGCGACCCCTCCGAGTCCCACACCCCCTGGCCGGTTCAAAGAGCTCTGGCGGCTTTCCTTGCAAGCGGCGATTTCGATCGGCACATCCGGCGGATGCGGCGCCACTACGCGGCGCTGCGAGCGGCCCTGCAGACTGCCCTCCGCCTAGTGGAGCCCCTGGCTCGTCTCCGGGGTTTGGAGGCAGGCCTCCACGCATTCCTCGAGCTTTGCGGCGGGCTCGTGGCGGAGGAGGTGGCCCGCAGCGCCGCGCAACGGGGGGTACACGTCCGAACCCTGGCCCCGTACTACCTGGGTCCCCCCACCCGCTCCGGCATCCTTCTGGGATATGGAGGACTCTCCCTGGAGGACGTCCGCCGGGGAGCTGAGATCTTGGCCGCGGTGATCTGGGAACTGGCTCGGACCACATAAGGAACGACGGGACCGACCCCTCCGGGTGGCCGCCCTGGGCCCGTAGCCTTCCCGAGCGGGAACCCGGGCCTCCTTGGCAGACCCGTTCCACGGGGACTACGATCCTGGCAGCAGGGATTCGCAGGAGGCGGGAAGGAGGCCATGCACATTGCGTTCCTCCTGATCTCTCTGGACGGCAATACGCCGGCCCAGGTCGCCCGCGAGGTCCGTACCATTCCGGGGATCTCGGAAGCCCACGCCACTCTGGGGGAATACGACGTGGTGGCCATCGTCCACACGGAACACACCCGGGAGATCCCGCAGATCACTGAGAGGGTGGGCCGGATCCATGGGGTGGTGAAGGTCCTGGCCTGCGTGGCGGTGGCCTAGCGGGTTCGGACGCGGGGGGTGACCACGTGCATCGCCTGTAGCACGCGGTGGGCGAGGGCGAGAGCAGCGAGCCCCGCCTCCCCGGGAACCCGGGGGGTTTGCTCTCCTCGGACGCAGGCGAGGAAATGCCGGAGCTCCGCTCGGAGGGGCTCCTCCTGCAGAAGGAGGAGTTCCTCTCGCCGGTTCCCCTTCCATACCGTCAAGGACTCCCGGAGGAAATCCAGATGCCATCGCTCCTCCGGGGTGACCACCTCCAGCTCCGCGGCCTTTGTGGAATCCACACGGCTTGCCAGGAGGCTTGCCGCACAGCCCTCCTCAAAAACCAGTTGTACCGCAGCGAGATCTTCAGCTTCTCCCCGGAGTCGGGCGCCGACTCCGGAGACGGACCGCACGGGCGAGCCGGTGAGGGCAAGGACCAGGTCGAGGTCGTGGATCATGAGGTCCACCACCACCCCCACGTCCGTGGCGCGGCCCGCCTGGAAGGGCCGCACCCGGCGGGCTCGGATGAAAAGGGGATCCCGCGCCCGATGGAGCAGGATCTCCACCGCGGGCTTGAACCGCTCCACATGGCCCACCAGCAGCATGGCTCCCCGGCGGTGGGCCCGCGCGATGAGCTCCTCCGCCTCCTCCACGCGGCGCGTGATGGGCTTTTCCACCAAAACGTGGATCCCCGCCTCCACCAAGTCCCGGGCAATCTCGTAGTGGTGGCTGGTTGGGGTCACCACGCTTGCCGCATCCACTTTCCCGATGAGCTCCCGGTGATCCAGGTAGCCCGCGATGCGGTAACGGGTGGAGAATTCCTCCACCTCCGCGGGATTCGGAGAGACCACGGCCCGCAGATCCGCCTCCGGGAGCTCGTGATAGATCCGGACATGGTGCCGGCCCCACCGACCCAGCCCCACCACGGCCACCCGCACCCGTTCCCCACCCGCGAACTCCGGGTTGCCCCTCACTTCTGCACCACAGCCCGGGAATCGACGAAGGCCCGGATCGCCTCAACGATCTCGTGGAGGTCCTCCGGGCCCAGGGCGGGATGGACCGGGAGGGACAGAACCTCCCGACATGCCCGCTCCGTCTCTGGCCAGGGCCCCCCCTCGTAGGGGACGCGGCGGTATGCCTGCGTGGCCGGCACGGGCTTCGGGTAGTAGACCCGGGTCTGAATCCCTTGCCTTGCGAGGAACTCCCGGAGGGCATCGCGCTCCGAGGTGCGGATGGTATACTGGTTGTACACGTGGTACACGTCCGCGGGCTCCACAGGCGGCTGGATGCCTGGAAGGTTCTGCAGCCGTGCGGTGAGGTACGAGGCGTTCCGCCGGCGGATCTCGTTGAGGGCGTCCAGGCGTTCGAGCTGGGATAGGCCCAGGGCCGCGGCCAGATTCGTCATCCGGAAGTTGTATCCCACCACCTCGTACTCGTAGCTCCGGTCCTGGGCCCCCGCGTGCACCAACAGGCGTGCCCGACGGGCCAGGGCCTCGTCTGAGGTGACAATCATCCCGCCCTCCCCCGTGGTGATGTTCTTCGTAGGGTAGAAGCTGAAGATGGCCGCGTCCCCGAAGGCCCCTACTCGCCGCCCCCGGAAGGCGGCCCCATGCGCCTGAGCCGCGTCCTCGATGAGCAGAAGCCCGTATCGCCGTGCGAGGTCGCACAGGGCATCCATGCGGGCCGGAAGCCCGTACAGGTGCACCACCAGGATGGCGCGCACGTCCCGGTGCCGGCGGAGAGCTTCCTCCACCCGGTTGGGGTCTAGGTTGAAGGTATCCGGCTCGATGTCCACGAATACGGGGACCGCGCCCCGGTGCACCACCGCGTTGCTGGTGGCCACGAAGGTGAAGGGAGGCACGATCACCCGGTCTTCCGGCCCGATGCCCGCGGCCTCCAGCACCGCCTGCAGGGCCGTGGTCCCTGAGGAGGTGGCGATCCCGAAGCGTGCCCCGACATAAGCGGAGAAGGCTGCCTCAAACCGCTCCACCCATGCCCCATGGGAGAGCTGTCCGGAGGCGAGCACCTCCAGGACCCTAGCCTGGTCCACCTCCGTAATCACCGGCCGCGCGATGGGGATCATCCTACCGCACATGGTAACGGAATGTTCTGGAATCGTCGCCTCTGGGCAACCGATGGCACCGGGAGACGGGCCGGAGATTACTGGATGACCACCCGTCGGTTCGTGGCCAGGACCCAGATGAGGAAGGCCAGGAGCAGGACCACGAAGAGCTCCGCCTGGCCCGATTCGTCCCGCAGGAAACGACGCAGGAAGCCGCGTATCCGCATTTCCAGGAGGGGAATCAGGGGCAGCATGGAATCACCTCCAGCTCCGGTCCTCCTCCGACGCCGGGTCCGAGGAAGGGCCCTCCTCTGCCCGTCGTCGGAGGGCATCCAGCATTCTCTCCACGTTCTTACGCATGAGCAGGAGTACGAGGTTTGCAAGCAGCGGTCCGAGAAAGGGGACGTTCAGGTCGAAGTCCACCACGAGGCGGGTTCGGCACCCAGCCTGCACGGGTTCAAAGTTCCACACCCCTTCGTACCGGTCGAAATCCCCCTCCCGCTGGCGGAAGGTGCACGTGTACGCGGTATCGTCCCACGTATCCTCCTCCACCCACCGGATCCGTCGCCCTTGGACCCGCCCCACCCACTCCGTAACGGTGCGGGAGCCATCCCGCGTCACCAAGCGCACGCTCTCCAGGTCTGGCATGAACTCAGGAAACCGTTCCACATCCTTCGCGAGGGCATACACGGCCTCCACGGGAGCCCGGATGAGCGCCTCTACCTCCACGCGCGGCATGACCGGATGCGCCGACCTCCTTTTGGGGACTCCTCCCCGGTAGCCTACTATACGATGCCGCAGGGGGGAATGCCTTCTGGCGGAGGGCGGTGGGAATCGAACCCACCCCGCCCGGGCGGGGCGGCACCGGTTTTGAAGACCGGGAGACCCACCAGGGCCCTTCGCCCTCCGCTAACAGGCTCCCCGCACCAGCTTCGGTCCCGGCACGCGCAGGTCGCCCTGTCGCCGGGTCACGCCCACGGTGTCCAGGTACTCCAACAGAGGCAGCACGTACTTCCGGGAGGTGCCCAGTAGATCCCGAACCGCGGCCACGGTGAGTGAGGCCTGAACGTGCAGCGCCTCAGAGATCACGGCGATGGCGCGCTCCAACGACTTCCTATGGTACAGCAATCCCCGCAGCTCCAACGCCTCGCCCGCATCCAGGAGGAACTGGAGGGCCACCTCCGCTCGCGCGCCCAGGGCCTGCTCCACCTCCGTCCGGCTCGGTCCTTCCAGTCCGCTCCGCTCCAGCCACGAGCGGAGCTCATCCACCGCCCGGGCCTGGTCCGGGGTAAGCACGGGGTGGTGGTCGGGCAGCCGCACGAATCCTCCGTCCGTCACCACCCGGTGGGCCACCCGCTCCGCCGCCAGCTCCCAAGCCGCACCCCCAAGACGGCGGATTAGGGTGAGCCACTCCCCCTGCGGCAGACCCCGCCGCCAGGGCCGTGTCCGGTGGTACGCGGAGAGTGCCTGCAGGATCTCCTCCTCGATCCGGTGCAGCACGGCCCCGTGGATCCACCGATCCCGGACGCTCCACACCAGTCCCTTCGCCTGGGCCTGCAGGAGCAGGGTGTGGAGCCGCTCCG
Above is a window of Armatimonadota bacterium DNA encoding:
- a CDS encoding AIR synthase family protein: MRPGKVPPELLQRLVYPYLGRRPDVLVHAGWGQDCAVLDFGEWVCVVTTDPITGATRHLGQLAVHVACNDLAATGAEPVGLLLDVLLREGSTEEDLRRLMEEAGRTAAAIGVEIVGGHTEVTPGIDRTLVVMTAIGKAPRNSYVTTSGARPGDALLITKAAGLEGTAILATDFAAYFIEHLGQELVRRAQAFLGEISVLPEGRVAVHAGAVAMHDATEGGIVGAALEMAHASGVGLELWVDRIPVREETRRICDLVGIDPLGLISSGSLLIATRDPDRTLEALAQAGIPAAAVGRFLTSGLTQVRDGKREELVPFARDELWRALEILEEVKA
- a CDS encoding ECF transporter S component, which translates into the protein MRTRHLTLGGLSVALVAVATLVIRIPVPATQGYINLGETMVYLTALLLGPVSGAVAGGVGSALADLLAGYTAFAPFTLVIKGIEGGLCGWLAWRVFRWGEGKGGRWLVGGVVASGVAGVWMVLGYYVTEAYLMGLGPGAAAAEVPGNLFQVGSGIVVGIPAAALLRRSVLRPA
- a CDS encoding PLP-dependent aminotransferase family protein, giving the protein MELALRLDPRARLPLYRQLAEEVRGAILEGRLRPGERLPPSRVLAASLGVSRVVVTSAYEELVAEGYLEARRGSGTYVTRTLPGFPWVARRKESPQIPPRKDPFPGSVVDFAPGRPSVERLHPAAWRRMWRAVAREQPPAGYGDPAGDPELREAIAAYLGRARGVVCTAEDVLITSGAVEAVDLIARAFLRPGDRVAYEEPGYPAARRVFLSRGLPVEPVPVDEDGIRVDLLPPRAALVYVTPSHQFPLGGRLPLARRIGLLEWAQKTGAFVVEDDYDSELRFHGPPLPALAGLDVSGRVLYMGTFSKILLPGLRVGYLVAPPELRDRLLRVRDPSESHTPWPVQRALAAFLASGDFDRHIRRMRRHYAALRAALQTALRLVEPLARLRGLEAGLHAFLELCGGLVAEEVARSAAQRGVHVRTLAPYYLGPPTRSGILLGYGGLSLEDVRRGAEILAAVIWELARTT
- a CDS encoding Lrp/AsnC ligand binding domain-containing protein: MHIAFLLISLDGNTPAQVAREVRTIPGISEAHATLGEYDVVAIVHTEHTREIPQITERVGRIHGVVKVLACVAVA
- a CDS encoding Gfo/Idh/MocA family oxidoreductase; its protein translation is MRGNPEFAGGERVRVAVVGLGRWGRHHVRIYHELPEADLRAVVSPNPAEVEEFSTRYRIAGYLDHRELIGKVDAASVVTPTSHHYEIARDLVEAGIHVLVEKPITRRVEEAEELIARAHRRGAMLLVGHVERFKPAVEILLHRARDPLFIRARRVRPFQAGRATDVGVVVDLMIHDLDLVLALTGSPVRSVSGVGARLRGEAEDLAAVQLVFEEGCAASLLASRVDSTKAAELEVVTPEERWHLDFLRESLTVWKGNRREELLLLQEEPLRAELRHFLACVRGEQTPRVPGEAGLAALALAHRVLQAMHVVTPRVRTR
- a CDS encoding DegT/DnrJ/EryC1/StrS family aminotransferase translates to MIPIARPVITEVDQARVLEVLASGQLSHGAWVERFEAAFSAYVGARFGIATSSGTTALQAVLEAAGIGPEDRVIVPPFTFVATSNAVVHRGAVPVFVDIEPDTFNLDPNRVEEALRRHRDVRAILVVHLYGLPARMDALCDLARRYGLLLIEDAAQAHGAAFRGRRVGAFGDAAIFSFYPTKNITTGEGGMIVTSDEALARRARLLVHAGAQDRSYEYEVVGYNFRMTNLAAALGLSQLERLDALNEIRRRNASYLTARLQNLPGIQPPVEPADVYHVYNQYTIRTSERDALREFLARQGIQTRVYYPKPVPATQAYRRVPYEGGPWPETERACREVLSLPVHPALGPEDLHEIVEAIRAFVDSRAVVQK
- a CDS encoding SRPBCC family protein: MPRVEVEALIRAPVEAVYALAKDVERFPEFMPDLESVRLVTRDGSRTVTEWVGRVQGRRIRWVEEDTWDDTAYTCTFRQREGDFDRYEGVWNFEPVQAGCRTRLVVDFDLNVPFLGPLLANLVLLLMRKNVERMLDALRRRAEEGPSSDPASEEDRSWR